In a genomic window of Streptomyces koelreuteriae:
- a CDS encoding sensor histidine kinase, with translation MITKGGGRGAVDARRPRQVAAREREWAAAAFSLLLCVVSVLGWGALCTLRPPVGGWRLDMGTDLSTALVGLPCAVLGFLVLVRPADRTAGWLLLATGLGLTLPLLTGQLVLLAEPGPRVRFAAHLFAQLCSLAHAYAMVVLPLTFPAPRRAGRFVRLYAGALAAVLVVITLVATAVEDAPGAGPHPLRASQWERLALAVLEPCIALNLWLVLVCALVNASVVARRWRRAGRWARREAVAFSAAYLPWIYGDIAEELPWMPTWTVIAAFVTGAVGWYTAAGYVIGKGGMWQLDRTSRRLLVTAVVVTTVVVAYTAVAATVSTVLPDADGPGAFAVAVVAVLIGSGLRPLTSWASRRVDHVFHGRSAAPYEAVRGLARRLREAPEPDDVPVVLCRSATEDLRFPMALVEVVTRSGPCVLATSGGAWRGEGAHEFPLRHHDEVIGTLRVAPRSGEPLLSGRDAELLQLLGDQAAPAMAALRLVQDVRAARRQLVLAREEERRRLRQELHDGLGPLLAAARIHLDTALAVLPPAATRPAPPATSPAPPAAALPSARAAASAGVETSLRPAVEAIAQATVEARRLTDGLGPAVLAEQGLESALRDLAQTLTAPGIVVTVVTESGSAQESGSAQESARQSASESPPTPAPMSPPDGDTAAAPESALPAAVESAVYRIASEALANTVRHAGATRCEIRLTRHPHAAVLSVVDNGTGLPARVRTGAVGLASMAERARELGGVCQVTSGSSGTRVRAVLPTVAAAPPPHERFFPHVPAAGRDEDETGASCARDTGRHKL, from the coding sequence GTGATCACAAAGGGTGGCGGCCGGGGGGCGGTCGATGCGCGGCGCCCGCGCCAGGTCGCGGCCCGGGAGCGGGAATGGGCGGCGGCGGCCTTCAGTCTTCTGCTGTGCGTGGTGTCCGTGCTGGGCTGGGGAGCGCTGTGCACCCTCCGCCCGCCCGTGGGCGGCTGGCGCCTGGACATGGGCACGGATCTGTCCACGGCCCTGGTCGGCCTGCCGTGCGCCGTCCTGGGCTTCCTGGTCCTCGTACGTCCCGCGGACCGCACGGCGGGCTGGCTGCTGCTCGCCACCGGGCTCGGGCTCACGCTGCCCTTGCTGACGGGACAGCTCGTCCTGCTGGCCGAGCCCGGTCCGAGAGTGCGCTTCGCCGCGCACCTCTTCGCCCAACTGTGCTCGCTGGCGCACGCGTACGCGATGGTCGTGCTGCCTCTCACCTTCCCGGCGCCCCGCCGCGCGGGACGCTTCGTCCGTCTCTACGCGGGGGCGCTGGCCGCGGTCCTCGTCGTGATCACGCTCGTCGCCACGGCCGTGGAGGACGCGCCCGGCGCGGGCCCGCATCCGTTGCGCGCGAGCCAGTGGGAGCGCTTGGCGCTGGCCGTTCTGGAGCCCTGTATCGCCCTGAACCTCTGGCTCGTCCTGGTGTGCGCGCTGGTGAACGCCTCCGTCGTCGCCCGTCGTTGGCGCCGGGCCGGGCGGTGGGCGCGCCGGGAGGCCGTCGCGTTCTCGGCCGCGTATCTGCCGTGGATATACGGGGACATCGCCGAGGAACTGCCCTGGATGCCGACGTGGACGGTGATCGCGGCTTTCGTCACGGGGGCGGTCGGCTGGTACACGGCGGCCGGGTACGTCATCGGCAAGGGCGGCATGTGGCAGCTCGACCGCACCAGCCGCCGACTGCTCGTGACAGCCGTCGTCGTCACGACCGTCGTCGTCGCCTACACGGCCGTCGCGGCCACGGTCTCCACGGTGCTGCCCGACGCCGACGGGCCCGGGGCGTTCGCCGTCGCGGTGGTGGCCGTGCTGATCGGCTCCGGTCTCAGGCCCCTCACCTCGTGGGCGAGCCGCCGCGTCGACCATGTCTTCCACGGCAGGAGCGCGGCGCCGTACGAGGCGGTGCGCGGGCTCGCGCGGCGGCTGCGCGAGGCGCCGGAACCGGACGACGTGCCGGTGGTCCTGTGCCGTAGCGCGACGGAGGATCTGCGCTTTCCCATGGCCCTGGTCGAGGTGGTGACCCGCTCCGGTCCCTGTGTCCTGGCCACCTCGGGAGGGGCGTGGCGGGGCGAGGGTGCGCACGAGTTCCCGCTGCGCCATCACGACGAGGTGATCGGCACACTGCGGGTGGCACCGCGCTCGGGGGAGCCGCTGCTGTCGGGGCGGGACGCCGAGCTGCTGCAGTTGCTGGGCGACCAGGCCGCTCCCGCGATGGCCGCGCTGCGGCTGGTGCAGGACGTGCGGGCGGCCCGGCGGCAACTCGTCCTCGCCCGGGAGGAGGAGAGGCGGCGGCTGCGCCAGGAGCTGCACGACGGCCTCGGCCCGCTGCTCGCCGCGGCCCGGATACACCTGGACACCGCCCTGGCGGTGCTTCCGCCCGCCGCCACACGACCGGCCCCGCCCGCCACATCACCGGCCCCGCCTGCCGCGGCCCTGCCGTCGGCGCGGGCGGCGGCGTCCGCCGGTGTCGAGACCTCTCTGCGGCCGGCCGTGGAGGCCATCGCGCAGGCGACGGTCGAGGCCCGGCGTCTCACCGACGGTCTCGGTCCGGCCGTGCTGGCCGAGCAGGGACTGGAGTCGGCGCTGCGGGACCTGGCGCAGACGCTGACGGCGCCCGGGATCGTCGTCACGGTGGTCACGGAGTCGGGGTCCGCACAGGAATCGGGGTCCGCACAGGAATCGGCAAGGCAATCGGCATCGGAATCGCCGCCGACGCCCGCACCGATGTCCCCACCGGACGGGGACACGGCAGCGGCGCCCGAGTCCGCGCTGCCCGCGGCCGTGGAGAGCGCGGTGTACCGGATCGCGTCGGAGGCGCTCGCGAACACCGTCCGGCACGCGGGGGCCACCCGGTGCGAGATCCGTCTCACCCGGCATCCCCACGCCGCCGTCCTCAGCGTCGTCGACAACGGCACGGGGCTGCCCGCCCGGGTGCGTACCGGTGCGGTGGGGCTGGCGTCCATGGCGGAACGGGCCCGGGAACTGGGCGGGGTCTGCCAGGTGACGAGCGGCTCGTCCGGTACCCGGGTGCGCGCGGTACTGCCGACGGTCGCCGCCGCGCCGCCCCCGCACGAGCGGTTCTTCCCCCATGTCCCGGCCGCGGGACGGGACGAAGACGAGACCGGCGCATCGTGCGCCCGGGACACCGGGCGGCACAAGCTCTGA
- a CDS encoding dipeptidase, giving the protein MSSNPVAETVASLMPEAKTELTELVAFRSVADFDQFPRSESEGAARWISDALTAEGFQDVALLDTPDGTQSVYGYLPGPEGAKTVLLYAHYDVQPPLDEAGWTTPPFELTERDGRWYGRGAADCKGGVIMHLLALRALKANGGVPVHVKVIVEGSEEQGTGGLERYAEEHPGLLEADTIVIGDAGNFRVGLPTVTSTLRGMTLVRVSVDTLAGNLHSGQFGGAAPDALAALIRVLDSLRAEDGSTTVDGLASDSAWEGLQYDEEQFRQDAKVLDGVELIGSGTVADRIWSRPAVTVLGIDCPPVVGATPSVQSSARALISLRVPPGVDAGAATKLLQAHLEAHTPWGARVSTEQIGEGQAFRADTTSPAYQAMAAAMAVAYPGQEMQYAGQGGSIPLCNTLAALYPRAEILLIGLSEPEAQIHAVNESVSPGELERLSVAEALFLRNYAAI; this is encoded by the coding sequence ATGTCGTCGAATCCGGTCGCCGAGACCGTCGCCTCTCTGATGCCGGAGGCGAAGACGGAACTCACCGAACTGGTGGCCTTCCGGTCGGTGGCGGACTTCGACCAGTTCCCGAGGAGCGAGAGCGAGGGCGCCGCCCGCTGGATCTCGGACGCGCTCACCGCCGAGGGCTTCCAGGACGTGGCCCTGCTCGACACCCCCGACGGCACCCAGTCGGTCTACGGCTACCTCCCCGGCCCGGAGGGTGCGAAGACCGTCCTGCTCTACGCCCACTACGACGTGCAGCCGCCGCTGGACGAGGCCGGCTGGACCACCCCGCCGTTCGAGCTGACCGAGCGCGACGGACGCTGGTACGGGCGTGGCGCCGCCGACTGCAAGGGCGGTGTGATCATGCATCTGCTCGCGCTGCGCGCGCTGAAGGCGAACGGCGGCGTGCCCGTGCACGTCAAAGTGATCGTCGAGGGCTCGGAGGAGCAGGGCACGGGCGGTCTGGAGCGGTACGCCGAGGAGCACCCGGGCCTGTTGGAGGCCGACACGATCGTCATCGGCGACGCGGGCAACTTCCGAGTCGGCCTGCCGACGGTGACCTCCACGCTGCGCGGTATGACCCTCGTCCGCGTCAGCGTCGACACCCTCGCGGGCAATCTGCACTCGGGCCAGTTCGGCGGTGCCGCGCCCGACGCGCTCGCCGCGCTGATCCGCGTCCTGGACTCGCTGCGCGCAGAGGACGGCTCGACGACCGTCGACGGGCTCGCCTCGGACTCGGCCTGGGAAGGCCTGCAGTACGACGAGGAGCAGTTCCGGCAGGACGCCAAGGTGCTGGACGGCGTCGAGCTGATCGGGTCCGGCACGGTCGCCGACCGGATCTGGTCGCGCCCGGCCGTCACGGTCCTCGGCATCGACTGCCCGCCCGTCGTCGGCGCCACCCCGTCCGTGCAGTCGAGCGCCCGTGCGCTGATCAGCCTGCGGGTGCCGCCGGGCGTGGACGCGGGTGCGGCGACCAAGCTGCTCCAGGCGCATCTGGAGGCGCACACGCCCTGGGGCGCGCGGGTGAGCACCGAGCAGATCGGCGAGGGCCAGGCCTTCCGCGCCGACACCACCAGCCCGGCCTACCAGGCCATGGCCGCCGCGATGGCGGTGGCGTACCCGGGCCAGGAGATGCAGTACGCGGGCCAGGGCGGCTCCATCCCGCTGTGCAACACCCTCGCCGCCCTCTACCCGCGTGCGGAGATCCTGCTCATCGGGCTGAGCGAGCCGGAGGCCCAGATCCACGCGGTCAACGAGAGCGTCTCCCCCGGGGAACTGGAGCGGCTGTCGGTGGCGGAGGCCCTGTTCCTGCGGAACTACGCGGCGATCTGA
- a CDS encoding DUF6332 family protein encodes MTSHGGRRTQAERDAVTVEIGYALCSAAFAAAVVFGAVAGPALLFALPPTWGTLLVRAGLVLAPVLFVARVVSVLLRFRSGAQPSQPGRTSPDS; translated from the coding sequence ATGACGAGTCACGGGGGACGGCGTACTCAGGCCGAGCGGGACGCGGTCACCGTCGAGATCGGGTACGCGCTGTGCAGTGCGGCCTTCGCGGCGGCGGTCGTCTTCGGGGCCGTGGCGGGTCCCGCGCTGCTCTTCGCGCTTCCGCCCACATGGGGGACCCTGCTGGTGCGCGCCGGGCTGGTGCTCGCGCCGGTGCTGTTCGTCGCCCGGGTCGTCAGTGTGCTGCTCCGGTTCCGGTCGGGGGCTCAGCCCAGCCAGCCCGGCCGCACCAGCCCCGACTCGTAG
- a CDS encoding peptidase inhibitor family I36 protein, with product MPTSRSLILLSTALASAALFAAPPATSAPSGYDRCPANHFCLFDGPDGTGLMASFRSGSPDLARQSMDNRASSLIHKVPDSVWCVYDERGYGGTEYLRIYPGAKGPFQSDWDNRVSSVRKGECSP from the coding sequence ATGCCGACCAGCCGCAGCCTCATCCTCCTGTCCACCGCCCTGGCCTCCGCCGCGCTGTTCGCCGCCCCGCCGGCCACGTCCGCGCCCAGCGGGTACGACCGCTGCCCGGCGAACCACTTCTGCCTCTTCGACGGCCCCGACGGCACCGGCCTCATGGCCAGCTTCCGCAGCGGCTCGCCCGACCTCGCGCGGCAGAGCATGGACAACCGGGCGTCGTCCCTCATCCACAAGGTCCCTGACTCGGTCTGGTGCGTCTACGACGAGCGCGGCTACGGCGGCACCGAGTATCTGCGCATCTACCCGGGGGCCAAGGGCCCGTTCCAGTCCGACTGGGACAACAGGGTCAGCTCGGTCCGCAAGGGCGAGTGCAGCCCCTGA
- a CDS encoding peptidase inhibitor family I36 protein: MRVRTLLTALLTTVAAMSPVTAAHSAPAPSAAARAQCPQGHICLWEHADFQGFQWGGPPVPNEEPNGCHDFAELSPGSVINNSDRAYYVFREGSCTNPGRSLELPIGESPRFPWRIGSVSWCRSC, from the coding sequence ATGCGAGTCCGCACCCTGCTCACCGCGCTGCTCACCACGGTGGCCGCGATGTCCCCGGTCACGGCCGCCCACTCGGCTCCCGCGCCGTCAGCGGCGGCGCGAGCGCAGTGCCCACAGGGTCATATCTGTCTCTGGGAGCACGCCGACTTCCAGGGTTTCCAGTGGGGCGGCCCGCCCGTCCCGAACGAGGAGCCGAACGGCTGTCACGACTTCGCGGAGCTCTCGCCCGGATCGGTCATCAACAACTCCGACCGGGCTTACTACGTCTTCAGAGAGGGCAGCTGCACGAACCCGGGGCGCAGCCTGGAACTGCCCATCGGAGAGTCGCCGCGATTCCCGTGGCGGATCGGCTCCGTCTCCTGGTGCCGGAGCTGCTGA
- a CDS encoding sensor histidine kinase, whose translation MDEQRARGGPPQWWRHGPPWWDRWGEGERAPRWPWRSTVAVTVFVLVGSNFAAHGQEGERAELDLFARLLLLVAGGLLLWRKRYPVAVVFGTAAAALLYLGAGYPYGPVLLTVALACFSAIVAGHRRAAWAAMGTLWAGHVLVAHWLFQWLPPSGDSAASWGEEIVVATWVVAIAAVSELFRVRREQWVRERAERAEAARRRADEERLRIAQELHDVLAHSISVINVQAGVGLALLDSDPEQARTALTTIKDQSKEALGEVRQVLDTLRAPGDAPRAPAPGLDRLSELVEQAASAGLTVEVEGEPPRLAPGTDLAAFRIVQEALTNVVRHSGSRHARVRLAHDADTLRLRIDDDGPATGADAGGGGNGLVGMRERAAALGGTIEAGPRPDGGFRVLAVLPLTASAAE comes from the coding sequence ATGGACGAGCAGCGCGCGCGGGGTGGGCCGCCTCAGTGGTGGCGCCATGGGCCTCCGTGGTGGGACCGGTGGGGGGAGGGGGAGCGTGCGCCCCGGTGGCCCTGGCGGTCCACCGTCGCCGTCACGGTCTTCGTGCTGGTCGGCTCGAACTTCGCCGCGCACGGCCAGGAGGGCGAGCGGGCGGAACTCGACCTGTTCGCGCGCTTGCTGCTGCTGGTGGCCGGAGGGCTGTTGCTGTGGCGGAAGCGGTATCCGGTGGCCGTGGTCTTCGGCACGGCGGCTGCCGCCCTGCTCTACCTGGGGGCCGGGTATCCGTACGGGCCGGTGCTCCTCACCGTCGCACTGGCGTGCTTCAGCGCGATCGTCGCCGGGCACCGCCGGGCGGCGTGGGCCGCGATGGGAACGCTGTGGGCCGGGCACGTCCTGGTGGCGCACTGGCTGTTTCAGTGGCTGCCGCCGTCGGGGGACTCCGCCGCCTCCTGGGGCGAGGAGATCGTCGTCGCCACCTGGGTGGTGGCGATCGCCGCGGTGTCGGAGCTGTTCCGGGTCCGGCGCGAGCAGTGGGTCCGGGAGCGGGCCGAGCGTGCCGAGGCGGCGCGGCGGCGGGCCGACGAGGAGCGGCTGCGGATCGCACAGGAACTGCACGACGTCCTCGCACACAGCATCTCCGTGATCAATGTGCAGGCGGGCGTCGGCCTCGCGCTCCTCGACTCCGACCCCGAGCAGGCCCGTACGGCGCTCACCACGATCAAGGACCAGAGCAAGGAGGCGCTCGGCGAGGTGCGCCAGGTGCTCGACACCCTGCGCGCGCCCGGTGACGCCCCTCGCGCCCCGGCGCCCGGGCTCGACCGGCTGTCCGAGCTGGTGGAGCAGGCGGCGAGCGCGGGTCTCACGGTCGAGGTGGAAGGCGAGCCGCCGCGCCTCGCGCCCGGCACGGACCTTGCCGCCTTCCGCATCGTCCAGGAGGCCCTGACCAACGTCGTACGGCACTCGGGTTCGCGGCACGCGCGGGTGCGCCTCGCGCACGACGCGGACACGCTGCGGCTGCGGATCGACGACGACGGGCCCGCGACCGGCGCCGACGCGGGCGGCGGCGGCAACGGGCTGGTCGGCATGCGGGAGCGGGCCGCCGCGCTGGGTGGCACCATCGAGGCGGGGCCCCGCCCGGACGGCGGTTTCCGGGTCCTCGCCGTACTGCCGCTGACGGCGTCCGCTGCCGAGTGA
- a CDS encoding nitroreductase family deazaflavin-dependent oxidoreductase encodes MSTHVQKPGWVTVNVINRFVAWMTRRGISVWGSRVLAVRGRKSGQWRTTPVNLMTLDGRKYLVAPRGHVQWTRNMRASGGGELHLGKRVDTFTATEVADDDKTPILRAYLKRWKAEVGVFFNGVGPDSPDDELRRIAPDHPVFEITVTS; translated from the coding sequence ATGTCCACACACGTCCAGAAGCCCGGCTGGGTCACCGTCAACGTCATCAACCGCTTCGTGGCCTGGATGACCCGCCGCGGCATCAGCGTCTGGGGCTCCCGCGTCCTCGCCGTCCGCGGCCGCAAGAGCGGGCAGTGGCGCACCACCCCGGTCAACCTGATGACCCTGGACGGCCGCAAGTACCTGGTCGCGCCCCGCGGTCATGTCCAGTGGACGCGCAACATGCGCGCCTCGGGCGGCGGCGAACTGCACCTCGGCAAGCGCGTGGACACCTTCACTGCGACCGAGGTGGCCGACGACGACAAGACCCCGATCCTGCGCGCCTACCTCAAGCGCTGGAAGGCGGAGGTCGGGGTCTTCTTCAACGGGGTGGGCCCGGACTCCCCGGACGACGAGCTGCGCCGGATCGCCCCCGACCACCCGGTCTTCGAGATCACGGTGACGAGCTAA
- a CDS encoding response regulator transcription factor, which translates to MADTHAPVADTVEEHPHLRVLIVDDHPLFRSGLRAALDSAEDIDVVGEAGDAETLGALVADTRPQVVVMDVGLPGISGTEAVRGLAASHPGLPVLMLTMSQDDASVLAALRAGARGYLVKGSGRDAVLSAVRTVATGGAVFGPEIADRIAALLSGARRALPDQPFPELTRREGEVLELVARGYDNRRIARELVLSDKTVRNNVSRIFAKLQVTRRAEAVSQARDAGLGAPPPARDRRSPHPM; encoded by the coding sequence GTGGCAGACACCCATGCGCCCGTGGCGGACACCGTCGAAGAACACCCGCACCTCAGGGTCCTGATCGTCGACGACCATCCCCTCTTCCGCTCAGGGCTGCGCGCCGCGCTCGACAGCGCCGAGGACATCGATGTCGTCGGCGAGGCCGGGGACGCCGAGACGCTGGGCGCCCTCGTGGCCGACACCCGGCCGCAGGTGGTCGTCATGGACGTGGGGCTGCCCGGAATCTCGGGCACGGAGGCCGTGCGCGGGCTGGCCGCGAGCCACCCCGGGCTGCCGGTCCTGATGCTGACGATGTCTCAGGACGACGCCAGTGTTCTCGCCGCGTTGCGCGCGGGGGCACGTGGGTATCTGGTGAAGGGGTCGGGGCGGGACGCGGTGCTCAGCGCCGTGCGGACCGTCGCGACCGGAGGGGCCGTCTTCGGGCCCGAGATCGCCGACCGGATCGCCGCCCTGCTCTCCGGGGCGCGCCGGGCGCTCCCCGACCAGCCCTTCCCCGAACTGACCCGGCGGGAGGGGGAGGTGCTGGAGCTGGTGGCGCGCGGCTACGACAACCGCCGCATCGCCCGGGAACTGGTCCTCTCGGACAAGACCGTACGCAACAACGTGAGCCGCATCTTCGCCAAGCTCCAGGTCACCCGCCGCGCCGAGGCCGTCTCCCAGGCACGCGACGCGGGACTGGGCGCCCCGCCGCCCGCTCGGGACCGCCGCTCACCGCACCCCATGTGA
- a CDS encoding TetR/AcrR family transcriptional regulator, whose translation MSTAHGARARARIEVTAAIKDEARRQLAAEGAARLSLRAVARELGMVSSALYRYFPSRDDLLTALIIDAYDSLGERAEAAHEPAADPFRRWVAVCEAVRGWALDHPHEYALIYGSPVPGYTAPETTVPPAARVGLLLIGIARDAHHAAGLTGPSLPAELRPEAERIAADLAPDLPPAAAAALVAAWAQLYGLVGFELFGQFHRVVEDRETFFRHAAGRLAQGVGLVTGPTEGAAPGR comes from the coding sequence ATGAGCACCGCACACGGCGCCCGGGCCCGGGCCAGGATCGAAGTCACCGCGGCCATCAAGGACGAGGCCCGCAGACAGCTCGCCGCGGAGGGCGCCGCGAGGCTCTCCCTGCGTGCCGTGGCCCGTGAGCTCGGCATGGTCTCCTCCGCGCTGTACCGCTACTTCCCCAGCCGTGATGACCTGCTGACCGCTCTCATCATCGATGCCTACGACTCCCTCGGCGAGCGGGCCGAGGCGGCCCATGAGCCGGCGGCCGACCCCTTCCGGCGATGGGTCGCGGTCTGTGAGGCGGTGCGGGGCTGGGCGCTGGACCACCCCCACGAGTACGCGCTGATCTACGGATCGCCCGTGCCCGGCTACACCGCCCCCGAGACCACCGTCCCGCCCGCCGCCCGCGTCGGCCTGCTGCTCATCGGCATCGCCCGCGACGCCCACCACGCCGCCGGCCTGACCGGACCCTCGCTGCCGGCCGAACTGCGCCCGGAGGCCGAGCGGATCGCCGCCGACCTCGCGCCCGACCTCCCCCCGGCAGCGGCGGCGGCTCTCGTCGCGGCCTGGGCCCAGCTCTACGGCTTGGTCGGCTTCGAGCTGTTCGGGCAGTTCCACCGGGTCGTGGAGGACCGGGAGACGTTCTTCCGCCACGCGGCGGGGCGACTCGCCCAGGGGGTGGGGCTGGTAACCGGACCTACCGAGGGCGCAGCGCCAGGCCGCTGA
- a CDS encoding geranylgeranyl reductase family protein encodes MSSENSSADDARQVWDVVVVGAGPAGASAAYAAAVAGRRVLVLEKAELPRYKTCGGGIIGPSRDALPPGFELPFKDRVHAVTFSHNGRFTRTRRSKQMLFGLINRPEFDQQLVEHAQKAGAELRTGVTVQRVEQHGSEVPDRRTVAVVLQGGEVLLARAVVGADGSASRIGAHVGVKVDQVDLGLEAEIPVPETVAEDWKGRVLIDWGPIPGSYGWVFPKGDTLTVGVISARGEGAATKRYLEEFIGRLGLAGFEPSISSGHLTRCRADDSPLSRGRVLVCGDAAGLLEPWTREGISFALRSGRLAGEWAVRIAEAHDAVDTRRQALNYAFAVKAGLGVEMSVGKRLLTAFERRPGLFHGALMGFRPAWKGFKDITRGATSLGEIVRTHPMAQRALTAVDRRPASDGEVSSSP; translated from the coding sequence GTGAGCAGCGAGAACTCTTCGGCGGACGACGCGCGGCAGGTGTGGGACGTCGTCGTGGTGGGTGCGGGACCCGCGGGAGCTTCGGCCGCGTACGCGGCGGCGGTCGCGGGCAGACGTGTGCTGGTGCTGGAGAAGGCGGAGCTGCCGCGGTACAAGACGTGCGGCGGCGGCATCATCGGCCCCTCGCGCGACGCCCTCCCGCCGGGCTTCGAGCTGCCGTTCAAGGACCGGGTGCACGCGGTGACGTTCTCGCACAACGGCCGCTTCACGCGGACCCGCCGGTCCAAGCAGATGCTGTTCGGGCTGATCAACCGGCCCGAGTTCGACCAGCAGCTCGTCGAGCACGCGCAGAAGGCGGGCGCCGAGCTGCGGACGGGTGTCACCGTCCAGCGGGTCGAGCAGCACGGCTCGGAGGTGCCGGACCGGCGCACGGTCGCGGTCGTCCTGCAGGGTGGCGAGGTCCTGCTCGCGCGAGCGGTGGTCGGGGCGGACGGCAGCGCCAGCCGTATAGGGGCGCATGTCGGGGTCAAGGTCGACCAGGTGGATCTCGGCCTGGAGGCGGAGATCCCGGTGCCGGAGACCGTCGCCGAGGACTGGAAGGGGCGGGTGCTCATCGACTGGGGCCCGATCCCCGGCAGTTACGGCTGGGTCTTCCCCAAGGGCGACACCCTCACGGTCGGGGTGATCTCGGCCCGGGGTGAAGGCGCCGCGACGAAGCGGTACTTGGAGGAGTTCATCGGCCGCCTCGGCCTCGCCGGCTTCGAACCGAGCATCTCGTCCGGGCACTTGACCCGCTGCCGGGCCGACGACTCGCCGCTGTCGCGCGGCCGGGTGCTGGTCTGCGGCGACGCGGCGGGGCTGCTGGAGCCGTGGACCCGCGAGGGCATCTCCTTCGCGCTGCGCTCCGGCCGGCTCGCGGGGGAGTGGGCGGTGCGGATCGCCGAGGCGCACGACGCGGTGGACACGCGCCGGCAGGCCCTCAACTACGCGTTCGCGGTCAAGGCAGGGCTCGGCGTGGAGATGAGCGTCGGCAAGCGGCTGCTGACGGCGTTCGAGCGTCGCCCCGGTCTGTTCCACGGTGCGCTGATGGGCTTCCGCCCGGCCTGGAAGGGCTTCAAGGACATCACGCGGGGTGCCACGTCGCTGGGCGAGATCGTCCGTACCCATCCCATGGCCCAGCGGGCGCTGACGGCGGTTGACCGTCGTCCCGCGTCGGACGGCGAGGTTAGCTCGTCACCGTGA
- a CDS encoding response regulator, whose amino-acid sequence MIRVLLADDQSLVRAGFRALLDAQPDIEVAAEAADGEEAVRRIRELRPDVVLMDIRMPALDGLAATRKVTGDAGLKDVKVVMLTTFELDEYVFEAIRSGASGFLVKDTEPDELLRAVRAVVAGDALLSPGVTRRLIAEFAARSKEPAAADALARLTEREREVMALVGIGLSNEEIARRLVVSPLTAKTHVSRTMVKLGARDRAQLVVLAYESGLVRPGWLG is encoded by the coding sequence GTGATCCGCGTACTGCTCGCCGACGACCAGTCACTGGTCCGGGCAGGGTTCCGGGCGCTGCTCGACGCACAGCCGGACATCGAGGTGGCAGCGGAGGCCGCCGACGGCGAGGAGGCCGTGCGCCGGATCCGCGAACTGCGGCCCGACGTCGTCCTGATGGACATCCGCATGCCCGCGCTCGACGGCCTGGCCGCGACCCGGAAGGTCACCGGGGACGCGGGCCTGAAGGACGTCAAGGTGGTCATGCTCACCACCTTCGAGCTCGACGAGTACGTCTTCGAGGCGATCCGCTCGGGTGCCTCCGGCTTCCTCGTCAAGGACACCGAGCCGGACGAACTCCTGCGCGCGGTACGGGCGGTGGTCGCGGGCGACGCACTGCTCTCGCCGGGGGTGACGCGCCGGCTGATCGCCGAGTTCGCGGCCCGCTCCAAAGAGCCCGCGGCGGCCGACGCCCTGGCGAGGCTCACCGAGCGGGAGCGGGAGGTGATGGCCCTGGTCGGTATCGGCCTGTCCAACGAGGAGATCGCCCGCCGGCTGGTCGTCAGCCCGCTCACCGCGAAGACCCACGTCAGCCGCACCATGGTGAAGCTCGGCGCCCGCGATAGGGCCCAACTGGTCGTGCTCGCCTACGAGTCGGGGCTGGTGCGGCCGGGCTGGCTGGGCTGA